The following are encoded together in the Elusimicrobiota bacterium genome:
- a CDS encoding DUF4127 family protein → MGRVETLGLIPQDERPVSLSQPKRLMEAAGARVLTPPLGLLGHRERPGNPEALGRWLLREAPRARAWALSLDMLAYGGLVASRELKHPLEVALRRLDILRQAKKLNPQTAFMGFQAIRRLSVSIKSSRDVKAWRRHHEQESLLKHRERNHRVNLKALELLHDNSLDFLALLQEDAKPRGRHKVEQKVLQAFCWKYALDERFVLAPGADEGALALLARSFLRIQGRVPKIKIVFSSERGSRRVIVYEDRPLRQTVSGQLAALGAAPGPGAATELWIWCPDRPSQDLWLEGPLPLSGQFEREMNVFIGKLARALAQGRRIVLADTAYANGADPHLMERLSREIPLGSLLGYSAWNTAANTLGFALAQAALGVRDRTFPMLRLWEDWGYQSMVRPGLREWARGRGFDEWRLKSSERRQAEAWLKARMNDWRQETLAPHFRGIKGRFRIRLPWSRLFEVDICPIS, encoded by the coding sequence ATGGGACGCGTTGAGACCCTGGGACTCATCCCTCAGGACGAGCGGCCGGTAAGCCTCTCCCAGCCCAAGCGGCTCATGGAGGCGGCCGGGGCGCGCGTTTTGACGCCTCCCCTCGGGCTTCTCGGCCATCGCGAGAGGCCCGGAAACCCCGAGGCCTTGGGGCGCTGGCTCCTGCGCGAGGCTCCCAGGGCCAGGGCCTGGGCTCTTTCCCTCGACATGCTGGCCTACGGGGGCCTCGTGGCCTCGCGCGAACTGAAGCATCCTCTGGAAGTGGCATTGCGGCGGCTCGATATCCTGCGGCAAGCCAAGAAACTCAATCCCCAAACTGCTTTCATGGGATTTCAGGCCATCCGCAGGCTTTCGGTCAGCATCAAGAGCTCCCGCGACGTCAAGGCCTGGCGCAGGCACCACGAACAGGAGAGTCTTCTCAAGCACCGGGAAAGAAATCACCGGGTGAATCTGAAGGCCCTGGAATTACTACACGATAACTCCTTGGATTTCCTGGCACTTCTACAGGAGGACGCCAAGCCGCGGGGACGGCATAAAGTGGAGCAGAAAGTCCTTCAGGCTTTCTGCTGGAAGTATGCCTTGGACGAGCGCTTCGTCCTAGCCCCCGGCGCCGACGAGGGCGCCTTGGCCCTTTTGGCTCGCTCGTTCCTGAGAATTCAAGGGCGGGTTCCTAAGATCAAGATCGTGTTCTCATCGGAAAGAGGCTCGCGGCGGGTGATCGTCTACGAGGACCGACCATTGCGGCAGACCGTTTCCGGCCAGCTCGCCGCCCTAGGCGCGGCCCCCGGTCCGGGGGCCGCGACGGAACTATGGATATGGTGCCCCGACCGTCCCAGCCAGGATCTCTGGCTCGAGGGTCCCTTGCCCCTGTCGGGACAATTCGAGCGAGAAATGAATGTCTTCATCGGCAAGCTCGCTCGGGCTCTCGCCCAGGGAAGGCGCATAGTCTTGGCCGACACCGCCTACGCCAATGGGGCCGACCCCCATCTCATGGAGAGGCTGAGCCGGGAAATCCCGCTGGGGAGCCTTCTTGGCTACTCGGCCTGGAACACGGCGGCCAACACCCTCGGCTTCGCTTTGGCCCAGGCCGCGCTCGGAGTCCGGGACCGGACCTTCCCTATGCTGCGCCTGTGGGAGGATTGGGGCTATCAAAGCATGGTAAGGCCGGGCCTGCGCGAATGGGCCCGCGGGCGCGGATTCGACGAGTGGCGGCTAAAATCCTCCGAAAGGCGCCAAGCTGAGGCGTGGCTAAAGGCAAGAATGAACGACTGGAGACAAGAGACGCTCGCTCCCCATTTTCGTGGAATAAAAGGCAGGTTTCGCATAAGACTGCCCTGGTCTCGCCTTTTCGAGGTGGATATATGTCCTATATCGTAG
- a CDS encoding FAD-dependent oxidoreductase: protein MSYIVEPKRKIPVAGDCDVLVCGGGAAGYCAAVASARNGARTTLIERHGFLGGSATQALVLPLMTFHAAPDEQVVKGIGEEIVQEVMRLGGSPGHLPDPLGCAATFTPADPEWVKFAILKLVHESKVQLHFHSFVAGALLTGRRVSGVVVENKSGRQAFRAQVVIDATGDGDVAEKAGARLVHGRAADGKTQPLTLMFRMYGVDAAAVRRYVRENPREFVLTDEARRDIESLPVLAVSGFFGLVKKAQAAGDFGGFRDRVLYFEMPKPGEVMVNMTRVGNLSGVNARDLSAAELAGLAQVQQSVKFLKKYIPGFSDAALLEVAAQIGVRETRHLAGRYTLTAEDVLAGRKFADGIARGAFPIDIHSPDGSGLTMKKMEPGACYDIPFRCMLPKEVEGLLVTGRAISATYEASASSRLSPTCMALGEAAGTAAALAVKRKVWPSKLDPELLRETLRRQGAVV from the coding sequence ATGTCCTATATCGTAGAACCCAAGAGGAAAATCCCGGTGGCGGGCGACTGCGACGTGCTCGTCTGCGGAGGAGGGGCGGCCGGCTACTGCGCGGCCGTCGCCTCGGCACGAAACGGCGCGCGCACGACCTTGATAGAGCGCCACGGCTTTCTCGGCGGCTCGGCCACGCAGGCCTTGGTCCTTCCCCTCATGACCTTCCACGCCGCCCCGGATGAGCAGGTGGTCAAGGGCATCGGCGAGGAGATCGTCCAGGAGGTGATGCGCCTGGGAGGCTCTCCGGGACATCTGCCCGATCCCTTGGGATGCGCGGCCACCTTCACTCCGGCCGACCCCGAGTGGGTCAAGTTCGCCATCTTGAAGCTCGTCCACGAAAGCAAGGTCCAGTTGCACTTCCATAGCTTCGTGGCCGGGGCGCTGCTCACGGGGCGCCGCGTGAGCGGGGTCGTGGTCGAGAACAAGTCGGGGCGGCAGGCTTTCAGGGCCCAGGTGGTGATAGACGCCACCGGAGACGGGGACGTGGCGGAGAAGGCCGGGGCACGGCTCGTGCATGGGCGCGCCGCCGACGGGAAAACCCAGCCGCTCACTCTGATGTTCCGCATGTACGGGGTGGACGCCGCGGCCGTGCGCCGCTACGTGCGCGAGAACCCCCGAGAGTTCGTCCTGACCGATGAGGCCCGGCGGGATATCGAGTCCCTGCCCGTTCTCGCGGTATCGGGGTTCTTTGGCCTGGTCAAAAAAGCCCAGGCCGCCGGCGACTTCGGAGGATTCCGGGACCGGGTCCTCTACTTCGAGATGCCCAAGCCCGGGGAGGTCATGGTCAACATGACTAGAGTGGGCAACCTCTCCGGGGTCAACGCCCGAGACCTCTCGGCCGCGGAGCTGGCGGGCCTTGCGCAGGTCCAGCAGTCGGTGAAATTCCTCAAGAAATACATCCCCGGATTCTCCGACGCGGCACTCCTCGAGGTCGCGGCTCAGATCGGGGTGCGCGAGACCCGGCACTTGGCCGGACGCTACACCTTGACCGCCGAGGACGTGCTGGCGGGCCGAAAGTTCGCGGACGGGATCGCGCGGGGGGCTTTCCCCATAGACATCCATTCCCCGGACGGCTCGGGGCTCACCATGAAGAAAATGGAGCCGGGCGCCTGCTACGACATCCCCTTCCGCTGCATGCTCCCCAAGGAGGTGGAGGGGCTCCTCGTGACCGGGCGGGCCATATCGGCCACCTACGAGGCCAGCGCCTCCTCGCGGCTATCCCCGACCTGCATGGCCCTGGGAGAGGCCGCGGGCACGGCCGCGGCACTCGCCGTCAAGCGCAAGGTATGGCCCTCCAAGCTCGACCCGGAGCTTCTACGCGAAACCCTGCGCCGACAGGGCGCGGTGGTTTAA